In a single window of the Sphingosinicella microcystinivorans genome:
- a CDS encoding sensor histidine kinase, whose amino-acid sequence MQDWLTDVMEPPGGELPGRAVDASARPAELLARPDIALCLTGGVAVVIGSEPVGRVSGPRLAQALARAVEAGDREARAARDEVRRLRRDRRMLAANLSHELKTPINAITGYSELVALGLQSGRTHAAASQNAVIWEAAQGMLSTLDSILDLARIEADAAPLDETEVDVRQLAASVLRMLATMAEARGASVAIEMPADLPRLHADARMLRQILVNLAGNALKYGGEKVRLTIAARVDRADRMLIEVRDNGPGMSPRAIETAMKPFARGSDDKGMLAGSGLGLPLVKALTELHEGSFKLLSSPGRGPGQETGRGTRAVVTMPSGRVRLDRSGRQEAFAFRRTTSLFG is encoded by the coding sequence ATGCAGGACTGGCTGACGGACGTCATGGAGCCGCCGGGGGGCGAACTTCCCGGCCGGGCGGTCGACGCCTCGGCCCGGCCCGCCGAGCTGCTCGCCCGCCCCGACATCGCGCTCTGCCTCACGGGCGGGGTCGCCGTGGTGATCGGGTCGGAGCCGGTCGGGCGCGTTTCCGGTCCGCGCCTTGCGCAGGCGCTTGCCCGCGCCGTCGAGGCCGGGGATCGCGAGGCCCGCGCCGCGCGCGACGAGGTGCGCCGCCTGCGCCGCGACCGGCGGATGCTCGCCGCCAACCTCAGCCACGAGCTGAAAACGCCGATCAACGCGATCACCGGCTACAGCGAGCTGGTCGCGCTCGGCCTGCAAAGCGGCCGCACGCACGCCGCCGCCAGCCAGAACGCCGTGATCTGGGAAGCCGCGCAGGGAATGCTCTCGACGCTCGATTCCATCCTCGACCTCGCCCGCATCGAGGCGGACGCCGCGCCGCTCGACGAAACCGAGGTCGACGTGCGGCAGCTCGCCGCGTCCGTGCTTCGTATGCTCGCGACGATGGCGGAGGCGCGCGGCGCGAGCGTCGCCATCGAGATGCCCGCGGACCTGCCGCGCCTCCACGCCGACGCGCGGATGCTCCGCCAGATCCTCGTCAACCTCGCGGGCAACGCGCTCAAGTACGGCGGCGAGAAGGTGAGGCTCACCATCGCCGCGCGCGTCGACCGCGCCGACCGTATGCTCATCGAGGTGCGCGACAACGGCCCCGGCATGTCGCCGCGCGCGATCGAGACGGCGATGAAGCCGTTCGCGCGCGGGAGCGACGACAAGGGGATGCTCGCCGGCAGCGGTCTCGGCCTGCCGCTCGTCAAGGCGCTCACCGAGCTCCACGAGGGGAGCTTCAAGCTGCTGTCGTCACCGGGCCGGGGGCCGGGCCAAGAGACGGGCCGGGGCACCCGCGCCGTCGTCACCATGCCGTCCGGCCGCGTCCGGCTTGACCGCAGCGGCCGGCAGGAGGCCTTCGCGTTCCGGCGGACCACTTCGCTGTTCGGTTGA
- a CDS encoding J domain-containing protein — MGIVLALAAGALAALWYTGALTPARLRWIGIVAAGGVALRLMLTGQWLGALTVAGVAAWLVLDRRPRTATGMTAEEAGRLLGLAPEANAVEINAAWRRMIAEAHPDRGGSADASARINAARDTLLKHLRTTGR; from the coding sequence ATGGGCATCGTCCTTGCCCTCGCGGCGGGAGCCCTTGCCGCACTGTGGTACACGGGCGCGCTGACCCCGGCGCGGCTGCGCTGGATCGGCATCGTTGCCGCGGGAGGCGTGGCGCTGCGCCTGATGCTGACCGGACAATGGCTCGGCGCGCTGACCGTCGCGGGCGTGGCCGCGTGGCTGGTGCTGGACCGCCGCCCCCGCACCGCCACGGGTATGACGGCGGAGGAAGCCGGGCGGCTGCTCGGCCTCGCGCCGGAAGCGAACGCCGTCGAGATCAACGCGGCGTGGCGGCGGATGATCGCCGAAGCCCATCCGGACAGGGGCGGCAGCGCCGACGCCTCGGCACGCATCAACGCGGCGCGGGATACGCTCCTGAAACATCTTCGCACTACGGGGCGTTGA
- the clpS gene encoding ATP-dependent Clp protease adapter ClpS, which yields MTDRESDDRNGSGTDTGVATKTKPKTKKPSLYKVLMLNDDYTPMEFVVETLRRFFRMSTEDATRVMLHVHHKGVGLCGVFTYEVAETKVNQVLDFARQNQHPLQCTLEKA from the coding sequence ATGACTGATCGCGAGTCAGACGACCGGAACGGTTCCGGCACAGACACCGGCGTCGCGACAAAGACCAAGCCCAAGACCAAGAAGCCGTCGCTTTACAAGGTCCTGATGCTGAACGACGACTACACGCCGATGGAGTTCGTGGTGGAGACGCTGCGGCGCTTCTTCCGCATGTCCACCGAGGACGCGACGCGCGTGATGCTGCATGTCCACCACAAGGGCGTCGGCCTTTGCGGGGTCTTCACCTACGAGGTCGCCGAGACCAAGGTGAACCAGGTGCTCGACTTCGCACGCCAGAACCAGCACCCGCTGCAATGCACGCTGGAAAAAGCCTGA
- the panC gene encoding pantoate--beta-alanine ligase, whose protein sequence is MRTVAALRARVREWQAAGHSVALVPTMGALHAGHLALVAAGLARADRVIASIFVNPTQFGPNEDFSRYPRREAEDAAALAGAGCRLLFAPAVEEMYPAGFASSVHVSGLTAELDGAHRPGHFDGVATVVAKLLNQAGADFAMFGEKDYQQLLTVRRMAADLDIATEIVGVPTVREADGLALSSRNAYLSAEERARAALFPKTLMAARDAIRAGSAIEAALAEADAALRAAGLVPDYVALRDAETLAPAASLERPARILSAVRVGSTRLIDNLAVETV, encoded by the coding sequence GTGCGGACGGTCGCGGCGTTACGCGCGCGCGTGCGCGAGTGGCAGGCGGCGGGGCACAGCGTCGCGCTGGTGCCGACGATGGGCGCGCTCCATGCCGGGCATCTGGCGCTGGTGGCCGCAGGGCTCGCCCGTGCCGACAGGGTGATCGCCAGCATCTTCGTGAACCCGACGCAGTTCGGCCCGAACGAGGATTTCTCCCGCTATCCGCGCCGCGAGGCGGAGGACGCGGCGGCGCTTGCCGGGGCAGGGTGCCGCCTCTTGTTCGCGCCCGCCGTCGAGGAGATGTACCCGGCGGGCTTCGCCAGCAGCGTCCATGTCTCCGGCCTCACCGCCGAGCTGGACGGTGCGCACCGGCCCGGCCACTTCGACGGCGTCGCGACCGTGGTCGCGAAGCTGCTGAATCAGGCCGGGGCCGATTTCGCCATGTTCGGCGAGAAGGACTACCAGCAGCTCCTCACCGTCCGCCGCATGGCCGCCGACCTCGACATCGCCACCGAGATCGTCGGCGTGCCCACGGTGCGCGAGGCGGACGGCCTCGCCCTGTCGTCGCGCAACGCCTACCTCTCGGCGGAGGAGCGCGCCCGCGCCGCGCTGTTCCCGAAGACGCTGATGGCGGCGCGCGACGCGATCCGCGCCGGGTCGGCGATCGAAGCCGCGCTTGCCGAGGCGGACGCGGCGCTGCGCGCGGCGGGACTCGTGCCCGACTATGTCGCGCTTCGCGACGCGGAAACGCTGGCGCCCGCCGCGTCGCTCGAACGCCCGGCGCGTATCCTGTCGGCGGTCCGGGTCGGTTCGACGCGCCTTATCGACAATCTGGCCGTCGAAACCGTCTGA
- a CDS encoding flavin-containing monooxygenase, translated as MGASAPKVCIIGAGCSGFTTAKRLADHAIPFDIFEASDRVGGNWAYGNPNGVSACYQSLHIDTSKTRLQFEDFPVPADWPDFPHHSLIDGYFNAYVDRFGLRERIRFNTEVTQCRALPGGGWDVTAGGETRRYDVLAVANGHHWKPSIPAFPGRFDGPQIHSHDYRTPFAPVDMVGRRVLVVGLGNSAVDIASELSQRPMAAKLFVAARRGVWVLPKYLGGKPSDKQALPEWMPIGLKRRLAAFVVKRAVGSMESYGLPAPDHAPLEAHPTVSSEFLLRCGSGDITVKPNIAALEGGSVRFEDGSVEAIDAIVYATGYQIAFPFLSDADAPVVDNHIGLFKRMVRPERTDLWFMGLAQSLPTLVNLAEQQSKLLAAWLTGAYGLPDAEAMRRTIADDEARHQGHYYASRRHTMQVDFDVYKREIAHELKAGKNRRKDWPAATTAVAA; from the coding sequence ATGGGAGCCTCCGCACCAAAGGTCTGCATCATCGGCGCCGGTTGCAGCGGTTTCACGACCGCCAAGCGGCTCGCCGACCACGCCATCCCCTTCGACATCTTCGAGGCGTCCGACCGCGTCGGCGGCAACTGGGCCTACGGCAACCCGAACGGCGTTTCCGCCTGCTACCAGTCGCTGCACATCGACACCTCGAAGACGCGCCTCCAGTTCGAGGATTTCCCGGTTCCCGCCGACTGGCCGGACTTCCCGCACCACAGCCTGATCGACGGCTACTTCAACGCCTACGTCGACCGTTTCGGCCTGCGCGAGCGCATCCGCTTCAACACCGAGGTAACGCAGTGCCGCGCGCTTCCGGGCGGCGGCTGGGACGTGACCGCGGGCGGCGAGACGCGCCGCTACGACGTGCTCGCGGTCGCGAACGGCCATCACTGGAAGCCCAGCATCCCGGCATTTCCCGGCCGTTTCGACGGGCCGCAGATCCACAGCCACGACTACCGCACGCCGTTCGCGCCGGTGGACATGGTGGGCAGGCGCGTGCTCGTCGTCGGGCTCGGCAACAGCGCGGTCGACATCGCCTCGGAGCTTTCGCAGCGGCCGATGGCGGCGAAGCTGTTCGTCGCCGCGCGGCGCGGCGTGTGGGTGCTGCCGAAGTACCTGGGCGGCAAGCCATCGGACAAGCAGGCGCTGCCGGAATGGATGCCGATCGGCCTCAAGCGCCGCCTCGCCGCGTTCGTGGTGAAGCGCGCGGTGGGCAGCATGGAAAGCTACGGCCTCCCCGCCCCCGACCATGCGCCGCTCGAGGCGCACCCGACGGTCAGCTCGGAGTTCCTGCTGCGCTGCGGTTCGGGCGACATCACGGTGAAGCCGAACATCGCCGCGCTCGAAGGCGGAAGCGTGCGGTTCGAGGACGGCAGCGTCGAGGCCATCGACGCCATCGTCTACGCCACCGGCTACCAGATCGCGTTCCCGTTCCTGAGCGATGCCGACGCGCCGGTCGTCGACAACCACATCGGCCTGTTCAAGCGCATGGTGCGCCCGGAGCGGACGGACCTGTGGTTCATGGGGCTCGCCCAGTCGCTGCCGACGCTCGTGAACCTCGCCGAGCAGCAATCGAAGCTGCTCGCGGCGTGGCTGACCGGCGCCTACGGCCTCCCCGACGCCGAGGCGATGCGGCGCACGATCGCGGATGACGAGGCCCGGCATCAGGGGCACTACTACGCCTCGCGCCGCCACACGATGCAGGTGGATTTCGACGTCTACAAACGCGAGATCGCCCACGAACTGAAGGCCGGGAAAAACCGGCGCAAAGACTGGCCGGCGGCAACGACCGCCGTCGCCGCCTGA
- the pgmG gene encoding phosphoglucomutase/phosphomannomutase PgmG, whose product MDRHDFHPTSLREYDIRGIIGETLGEDDAYAIGRGFGTRVRRAGGTKVAVGYDGRHSSPSLEAALVRGLEDTGCEALRIGLGPTPMLYFAVHHLEADGGVMITGSHNPPNYNGFKMMLGHGPFYGADIAGIGTMASAGDWETGTGSNRTVDVSEDYVQRLLEDVPARGFRIAWDTGNGAAGPIIERLTARMPGEHHLLFTDVDGDFPNHHPDPTEEKNLVDLRRVVAEQGLDFGLAFDGDGDRIGAIDSTGRIIWGDQLLMILAEDVLRDVPGATIIADVKASQALYDRIADLGGKPLMWKTGHSLIKAKMKETGAPLAGEMSGHIFFAHRYYGFDDAIYAAVRLIGAVDRSGRSLTELRGAMPAMVNTPELRFPCPESRKFAVIDEVLARLEASGADVNRTDGARVNTPDGWWLLRASNTQDVLVARAEAVSQDALDRLVAAINAQLSASGLATLTGH is encoded by the coding sequence TTGGACCGGCACGACTTCCACCCGACCTCGCTTCGGGAATACGACATCCGCGGCATCATCGGCGAAACGCTGGGCGAGGACGACGCCTACGCCATCGGCCGCGGCTTCGGCACGCGCGTGCGCCGGGCGGGCGGGACCAAGGTCGCGGTCGGCTATGACGGCCGCCATTCCTCGCCGTCGCTGGAAGCGGCGCTGGTGCGGGGCCTCGAGGACACGGGCTGCGAGGCGCTGCGGATCGGGCTCGGGCCGACGCCGATGCTCTACTTCGCCGTGCACCACCTCGAGGCGGACGGCGGCGTGATGATCACCGGCAGCCACAACCCGCCGAACTACAACGGCTTCAAGATGATGCTGGGCCACGGGCCGTTCTACGGCGCCGACATCGCCGGGATCGGCACGATGGCGTCGGCGGGCGACTGGGAGACGGGCACGGGCTCGAACCGGACGGTGGACGTCTCGGAAGACTATGTGCAGCGGCTGCTGGAGGACGTGCCCGCGCGCGGCTTCCGCATCGCGTGGGACACCGGGAACGGCGCCGCGGGACCGATCATCGAGCGGCTGACCGCCAGGATGCCGGGCGAGCACCACCTGCTGTTCACCGACGTGGACGGCGACTTCCCGAACCACCACCCGGACCCGACCGAGGAGAAGAACCTCGTCGACCTGCGCCGCGTCGTCGCCGAACAGGGCCTCGACTTCGGCCTCGCCTTCGACGGCGACGGCGACCGCATCGGCGCCATCGACAGCACCGGCCGCATCATCTGGGGCGACCAGCTCCTGATGATCCTGGCCGAGGACGTGCTGCGCGACGTGCCGGGCGCGACCATCATCGCCGACGTGAAGGCGAGCCAGGCGCTCTACGACCGCATCGCCGACCTCGGCGGCAAGCCGCTGATGTGGAAGACCGGCCATTCGCTCATCAAGGCGAAGATGAAGGAAACCGGCGCGCCGCTCGCGGGCGAGATGAGCGGGCACATCTTCTTCGCGCACCGCTACTACGGCTTCGACGACGCGATCTATGCCGCGGTGCGGCTGATCGGCGCGGTGGACCGGAGCGGCCGGTCGCTGACGGAATTGCGCGGCGCGATGCCGGCGATGGTGAACACGCCGGAGCTGCGCTTCCCCTGCCCCGAGAGCCGCAAGTTCGCGGTGATCGACGAGGTGCTGGCGCGGCTGGAGGCGAGCGGCGCGGACGTGAACCGCACCGACGGCGCGCGCGTCAACACGCCCGACGGCTGGTGGCTGCTGCGCGCCTCCAACACGCAGGACGTGCTCGTCGCGCGGGCCGAGGCCGTCTCGCAGGACGCGCTCGACCGGCTCGTCGCGGCGATCAACGCGCAGCTTTCCGCCTCCGGCCTCGCGACTTTGACCGGACACTGA
- a CDS encoding acyl-CoA dehydrogenase family protein, whose protein sequence is MDLSFSPEDAAFREEVRCFIAENYPEPLKGKLDEGDEWSKEDYLSWHRILGKKGWVAPAWPTEYGGPGWSATQRFIFSEELARADTIPILPFGISMVGPVIYTFGTPEQKARFLPRILSGEDWWCQGYSEPGAGSDLASLRTKAERDGDHYVVNGQKTWTTLAQHADWGFFLVRTDPSAKPQEGISFLLIDMKTPGITVRPIITLGGEHEVNEVWLENVRVPVENRVHEENKGWTCAKFLLAHERTGIAGVARSKRGIEKLRAIAATELDGDRALIENPFFRRKIAELEIDLAALEFTELRGLAALAAGKPPGAESSLLKIKGTEIQQRITELTLEAVGHYGAPWFRGFGMSDNEHAIGPDYALRAAPTYFNMRKTSIYGGSNEIQRGIIAKMVLGL, encoded by the coding sequence ATGGACCTGTCGTTCAGCCCCGAGGACGCCGCCTTCCGCGAGGAGGTGCGCTGTTTCATCGCGGAGAATTATCCCGAGCCCCTGAAAGGCAAGCTCGACGAGGGCGACGAGTGGTCGAAGGAAGACTATCTCTCGTGGCACCGCATCCTCGGCAAGAAGGGCTGGGTCGCGCCCGCGTGGCCGACCGAATACGGCGGGCCGGGCTGGAGCGCGACGCAGCGCTTCATCTTTTCCGAGGAACTGGCGCGCGCCGATACGATCCCGATCCTGCCGTTCGGCATCAGCATGGTCGGCCCCGTCATCTACACGTTCGGCACGCCCGAGCAGAAGGCGCGTTTCCTGCCGCGCATCCTTTCGGGCGAGGACTGGTGGTGCCAGGGCTATTCCGAGCCGGGCGCGGGTTCCGACCTCGCCTCGCTGCGCACCAAGGCGGAGCGCGACGGCGACCATTATGTCGTGAACGGCCAGAAGACGTGGACGACGCTCGCGCAGCACGCCGACTGGGGCTTCTTCCTCGTCCGCACCGACCCGAGCGCGAAGCCGCAGGAGGGCATCTCCTTCCTGCTCATCGACATGAAGACGCCCGGCATCACCGTGCGCCCGATCATCACGCTCGGCGGCGAGCACGAGGTGAACGAGGTGTGGCTGGAGAACGTGCGCGTGCCGGTGGAGAACCGCGTGCACGAGGAGAACAAGGGCTGGACCTGCGCCAAGTTCCTGCTCGCGCACGAGCGCACCGGCATCGCGGGGGTCGCGCGCTCCAAGCGCGGCATCGAGAAGCTGCGCGCCATCGCGGCGACCGAGCTGGACGGCGACCGCGCGCTGATCGAGAATCCGTTCTTCCGGCGCAAGATCGCCGAGCTGGAGATCGACCTCGCCGCGCTCGAGTTCACCGAGCTGCGCGGGCTGGCGGCGCTCGCCGCCGGAAAGCCGCCGGGGGCGGAATCCTCGCTCCTCAAGATCAAGGGCACCGAGATCCAGCAGCGCATCACCGAGCTGACGCTGGAGGCGGTGGGCCACTACGGCGCGCCGTGGTTCCGCGGCTTCGGGATGAGCGACAACGAACACGCCATCGGCCCCGACTACGCGCTCCGCGCCGCGCCGACCTATTTCAACATGCGCAAGACTTCCATCTACGGCGGATCGAACGAGATCCAGCGCGGCATCATCGCGAAGATGGTTCTCGGACTCTAG
- a CDS encoding acyl-CoA dehydrogenase family protein, producing MDFSYTETQTMVRDTLARFLADRYDHETRMKIARGDGWSPDIWRAFAEDLGILAAPFSEAHGGLGGGAVETMIVMEELGKALVLEPYLSTVVIGGGFARETGRDDLIEGIISGTTTTAFAWAEPKGRFDPANVTTGAKRSGGGWTLSGHKAVVRDAPFASHLIVTARTGGGPRERSGISLFLVENGAKGIVRRDYPTADGGRASEVYFEAADVPGEALLGEADAAFPLVSRIIDEATTALCAEAVGVLRELHRQTQDYAQQRKQFGQPISKFQVLQHRMVDMFMEAEQAASMTLMATLKLPDPAAVSMAKAKIGKGLTLSGQEAIQIHGGMGMTDELAIGHYFKRATMIESQFGNTDWHLGRYEALAFGEAA from the coding sequence ATGGACTTCAGCTACACCGAAACGCAGACGATGGTGCGCGATACGCTCGCGCGCTTCCTTGCCGACCGCTACGACCACGAGACGCGGATGAAGATCGCGCGCGGCGACGGCTGGTCGCCCGACATCTGGCGCGCCTTCGCCGAGGACCTCGGCATCCTCGCTGCGCCCTTTTCCGAGGCGCACGGCGGGCTCGGCGGCGGCGCGGTCGAGACCATGATCGTGATGGAGGAACTGGGCAAGGCGCTGGTGCTGGAGCCCTATCTCTCGACGGTGGTGATCGGCGGCGGCTTCGCGCGCGAGACCGGCCGGGACGACCTGATCGAGGGCATCATCTCGGGGACCACAACGACCGCCTTCGCGTGGGCCGAGCCGAAGGGGCGCTTCGATCCGGCAAACGTCACGACGGGCGCGAAGCGGTCCGGCGGCGGCTGGACGCTGTCCGGCCACAAGGCCGTGGTGCGCGACGCGCCGTTCGCGAGCCACCTGATCGTCACCGCGCGCACGGGCGGCGGACCGCGCGAGCGCAGCGGGATCAGCCTGTTCCTCGTCGAGAACGGCGCGAAGGGTATCGTGCGGCGCGACTATCCGACCGCCGACGGCGGGCGCGCCTCCGAGGTGTATTTCGAGGCCGCCGACGTGCCCGGCGAGGCGCTGCTCGGCGAGGCCGACGCCGCCTTCCCGCTCGTCTCGCGCATCATCGACGAGGCGACGACGGCGCTCTGCGCCGAGGCTGTCGGCGTGCTGCGCGAGCTGCACCGGCAGACGCAGGACTATGCCCAGCAGCGGAAGCAGTTCGGCCAGCCGATCTCGAAGTTCCAGGTGCTCCAGCACCGCATGGTCGACATGTTCATGGAAGCCGAGCAGGCCGCGTCGATGACGCTGATGGCGACGCTGAAACTGCCGGACCCCGCCGCCGTTTCGATGGCGAAGGCGAAGATCGGCAAGGGGCTGACGCTGAGCGGGCAGGAAGCCATCCAGATCCACGGCGGCATGGGCATGACCGACGAACTCGCGATCGGCCACTACTTCAAGCGCGCGACGATGATCGAAAGCCAGTTCGGGAACACGGACTGGCACCTCGGGCGCTACGAGGCGCTGGCGTTCGGGGAGGCGGCGTAG
- a CDS encoding ribose-phosphate pyrophosphokinase, which yields MIDPMDLRELLLAHARARESVTYAEALEAFGYSFSRPKMRALCRILGDVDAYARGRGEPEMAVLVVRQSDGLPGQGWWVAGGAEGYKGVWEGPDARRHVAKLQKRVFDYWAKR from the coding sequence ATGATCGACCCGATGGACCTCCGCGAGCTCCTGCTTGCCCATGCCCGCGCACGGGAGAGCGTGACCTATGCCGAGGCGCTGGAGGCGTTCGGCTACAGCTTCTCGCGGCCGAAGATGCGGGCGCTGTGCCGGATCCTCGGCGACGTGGACGCCTATGCGCGCGGGCGCGGCGAGCCGGAGATGGCGGTGCTCGTCGTGCGCCAGTCGGACGGGCTGCCGGGGCAGGGCTGGTGGGTGGCGGGTGGCGCGGAAGGCTACAAGGGCGTGTGGGAAGGGCCGGACGCGCGGCGGCACGTCGCGAAGCTTCAGAAGCGGGTGTTCGATTACTGGGCGAAGCGGTGA
- a CDS encoding phasin family protein — protein sequence MAEAAKVEVKVEPVTAAPAKPAAAPKAEPAPVAKAEVKPTVEAKPTPKADAPVPAAKAKSSPKAAAKPAKPVKPAAVKVEAKAAKAPAPKAAPKPKTVAAAAVSAKASVPPKQKAVIMTINDTVKKQTETALEQGKAAVEQFQTKTREALEKSTKAAEELNSFARENVEAFVESGKIAAKGFETLTQSAIDLAKKNGEAATSAFKSFSSAKSANELLQLQSDFARSQFDKFIADSSKMTEAFVKLSNDVFEPISSRFAVAADKFKAVSAAK from the coding sequence ATGGCTGAAGCAGCAAAGGTGGAAGTGAAAGTGGAACCCGTCACCGCGGCGCCGGCGAAGCCTGCCGCCGCTCCGAAGGCAGAGCCCGCACCGGTCGCCAAGGCCGAGGTCAAGCCCACGGTCGAGGCAAAGCCGACGCCGAAGGCCGACGCCCCCGTTCCTGCTGCAAAGGCGAAGTCGTCCCCCAAGGCCGCGGCAAAGCCGGCAAAGCCGGTGAAACCCGCCGCCGTCAAGGTCGAGGCCAAGGCCGCGAAAGCGCCGGCGCCGAAAGCCGCACCCAAACCGAAAACAGTGGCCGCCGCAGCCGTATCCGCGAAGGCCAGCGTCCCCCCGAAGCAGAAGGCAGTTATCATGACGATCAACGACACCGTGAAGAAGCAGACCGAAACCGCGCTCGAGCAGGGCAAGGCCGCCGTCGAGCAGTTCCAGACGAAGACCCGCGAAGCGCTCGAGAAGAGCACCAAGGCCGCCGAGGAGCTGAACAGCTTCGCACGCGAGAACGTCGAGGCGTTCGTCGAATCCGGCAAGATCGCCGCCAAGGGCTTCGAGACGCTGACGCAGTCGGCCATCGACCTCGCCAAGAAGAACGGCGAAGCCGCCACCTCGGCCTTCAAGTCCTTCTCCTCGGCGAAGAGCGCCAACGAGCTGCTCCAGCTGCAGAGCGATTTCGCGCGCAGCCAGTTCGACAAGTTCATCGCCGACAGCAGCAAGATGACCGAGGCGTTCGTGAAGCTTTCGAACGACGTGTTCGAGCCGATCTCCAGCCGCTTCGCGGTTGCGGCCGACAAGTTCAAGGCGGTTTCGGCCGCCAAGTAA
- a CDS encoding division plane positioning ATPase MipZ, which translates to MAKAHVIVLGNEKGGTGKSTTAVHIAVALMHSGRKVAAIDLDLRQRTFTRYMENRQSFSDGHGLGLKTPRLQVIDDNDSHGETLLRTTLDAWSPVVDVIVVDTPGRDSSLSRVALGRADTLITPMNDSFVDFDLIGQVDPDTFKVKRPSFYAELIWDARKARAKTDGGSVDWVVVRNRMSSLAAKNMIRVGGALDELSKRIGFRIAPGLSERVIYRELFPRGLTLLDIGVIDDVNMSHIAARNELRELVSSLSIPETEEAQSLAS; encoded by the coding sequence ATGGCCAAAGCCCATGTCATCGTTCTTGGCAATGAAAAAGGCGGGACCGGCAAGTCCACGACCGCGGTCCACATCGCCGTCGCGCTGATGCACAGCGGCCGCAAGGTCGCCGCCATCGACCTCGATCTGCGGCAGCGCACCTTCACGCGCTACATGGAGAACCGCCAGAGCTTCTCGGACGGGCACGGCCTCGGCCTCAAGACGCCGCGGCTTCAGGTGATCGACGACAACGACAGCCACGGCGAGACGCTGCTGCGCACCACGCTCGACGCGTGGTCGCCGGTGGTGGACGTGATCGTGGTCGACACGCCGGGCCGCGACAGCTCCCTGTCGCGCGTCGCGCTCGGCCGCGCCGACACGCTGATCACGCCGATGAACGACAGCTTCGTCGATTTCGACCTCATCGGGCAGGTCGACCCCGACACGTTCAAGGTGAAGCGCCCGAGCTTCTACGCCGAGCTGATCTGGGACGCGCGCAAGGCCCGCGCCAAGACGGACGGCGGATCGGTGGACTGGGTGGTGGTGCGGAACCGCATGTCCTCGCTCGCCGCGAAGAACATGATCCGCGTCGGCGGCGCGCTCGACGAGCTTTCCAAGCGCATCGGCTTCCGCATCGCGCCCGGCCTTTCCGAGCGCGTCATCTACCGCGAGCTCTTCCCGCGCGGGCTGACGCTGCTCGACATCGGCGTCATCGACGACGTCAACATGAGCCACATCGCCGCGCGCAACGAGCTGCGCGAACTCGTCAGCAGCCTCTCCATACCCGAGACCGAGGAAGCGCAGAGCCTCGCCAGTTGA
- a CDS encoding Dps family protein — protein MSDTESHIGIPEAGRAKIADGLSHVLADTYSLYLKTHNFHWNVTGPMFNSLHTMFETQYNELWLATDEIAERIRALGHFAPGGYSAFGKLTSIKEAPEQPPEALEMVKQLAEGNEAVARTARKIFSTVEDAGDEVSVDLLVGRMQYHEKTAWMLRSILG, from the coding sequence ATGTCCGACACAGAATCCCATATCGGTATCCCCGAGGCCGGCCGCGCCAAGATCGCCGACGGCCTCTCCCACGTCCTTGCCGACACCTACTCGCTGTACCTGAAGACCCACAACTTCCACTGGAACGTCACGGGCCCGATGTTCAACTCGCTGCACACGATGTTCGAGACGCAGTACAACGAGCTGTGGCTCGCCACCGACGAGATCGCGGAGCGCATCCGCGCGCTCGGCCACTTCGCGCCGGGCGGATACAGCGCGTTCGGCAAGCTCACCAGCATCAAGGAAGCCCCCGAGCAGCCGCCCGAGGCGCTGGAGATGGTGAAGCAGCTCGCCGAGGGCAACGAGGCCGTGGCGCGCACCGCGCGCAAGATATTCTCCACGGTGGAAGACGCGGGCGACGAGGTCTCCGTCGACCTGCTCGTCGGCCGTATGCAGTACCACGAGAAGACCGCGTGGATGCTGCGGTCGATCCTCGGCTGA